In Shinella sp. XGS7, a single genomic region encodes these proteins:
- a CDS encoding DNA translocase FtsK, with the protein MSFPLGSLMGGEESGAAAAPAAAAATAASGGKTYQRSSKKKAAPAAPTRGPSSSLWLLAAALIWGLVLLALLSHDRGDAAFSISAGRELPANWVGALGAWISDLLLFAFGYSCWWLMLVSLRAWLGALARRLRADRGEARGWQGLTLFWGGLILLMSASCALEWSRLYAWEARLPGHAGGVLGYTLGPWGMKALGFAGSGVIWIVGLVVGMALALRFSWLNVAEALGARLEQLRERSQERREIREDEKVGKRAKREREKVVEEERHVVEEHIPIVIEPPLVEVPKSTRVAKERQTPLFTELADTKLPQVDLLDAAPVRVETVTPESLEMTSRMIEKKLKDFGVEVRVVAASPGPVITRYEIEPATGVKGSQIVGLAKDLARSLSLTSIRVVETIPGKNYMALELPNARRQTIRLSEILGSQVYADASSMLAMALGKTIGGEPVISDIAKMPHLLVAGTTGSGKSVAINTMILSLLYRLKPEQCRLIMIDPKMLELSVYDGIPHLLSPVVTDPKKAVVALKWTVREMEERYKKMSKIGVRNIDGYNKKIDEATEREEKIPNPFSLTPEEPEPLERLPHIVVIIDEMADLMMVAGKEIEGAIARLAQMARAAGIHLIMATQRPSVDVITGTIKANFPTRISFQVTSKIDSRTILGEQGAEQLLGMGDMLYMAGGGRIQRVHGPFVSDGEVEAVVAHLKAQGGEPNYIEGILEGGVLEGEGGGSDGLPGLVAGGDGESDPMYDQAVAVVLQHRRASISLVQRHLRIGYNRAARLLEQMEKSGLVGAMNTNGSRDLVVPKRDEA; encoded by the coding sequence ATGAGTTTTCCCCTGGGATCCCTGATGGGCGGCGAGGAGTCTGGCGCGGCTGCCGCCCCGGCAGCCGCTGCTGCCACAGCCGCGTCTGGCGGCAAGACCTACCAGCGTTCATCCAAGAAAAAGGCGGCACCGGCCGCGCCGACGCGCGGGCCCAGTTCCTCGCTGTGGCTGCTGGCCGCGGCCCTGATCTGGGGCCTGGTTTTGCTGGCCCTGTTGAGCCATGACCGCGGCGACGCCGCCTTCAGCATCTCCGCCGGCCGCGAGCTGCCCGCCAACTGGGTGGGGGCCCTGGGCGCCTGGATTTCCGACCTGCTGCTCTTTGCCTTCGGCTACTCCTGCTGGTGGCTGATGCTGGTGAGCCTGCGTGCCTGGCTGGGCGCCCTGGCCCGCCGCCTGCGGGCCGACCGCGGCGAAGCGCGCGGCTGGCAAGGCCTGACCCTGTTCTGGGGCGGCCTGATCCTCCTGATGAGTGCGAGCTGCGCCCTGGAATGGTCGCGGCTCTATGCCTGGGAGGCGCGCCTGCCCGGCCATGCCGGCGGTGTGCTGGGCTACACCCTGGGCCCTTGGGGCATGAAGGCCCTGGGCTTTGCTGGCTCGGGCGTGATCTGGATCGTGGGCCTGGTCGTGGGCATGGCCCTGGCGCTGCGCTTTTCCTGGCTGAATGTGGCCGAGGCCCTGGGCGCCCGTCTGGAGCAGCTGCGCGAGCGCAGCCAGGAGCGCCGCGAGATCCGCGAGGACGAGAAGGTGGGCAAGCGCGCCAAGCGCGAGCGCGAGAAGGTGGTGGAGGAGGAGCGCCACGTCGTGGAGGAGCACATCCCCATCGTGATCGAGCCGCCGCTGGTGGAGGTGCCCAAGTCCACGCGCGTGGCCAAGGAACGTCAGACCCCGCTGTTCACCGAGCTGGCCGACACCAAGCTGCCCCAGGTGGACCTGCTTGACGCCGCGCCGGTGCGCGTGGAGACGGTCACGCCCGAGTCGCTGGAAATGACCAGCCGCATGATCGAGAAGAAGTTGAAGGACTTCGGCGTCGAGGTGCGGGTGGTGGCCGCCTCGCCCGGTCCCGTGATCACGCGCTACGAGATCGAGCCCGCCACGGGCGTCAAGGGCTCGCAGATCGTGGGCCTGGCCAAGGACCTGGCGCGCTCGCTGAGCCTCACCTCCATCCGCGTGGTCGAGACCATTCCGGGCAAGAACTATATGGCGCTGGAGCTGCCCAATGCGCGGCGCCAGACCATCCGCCTGTCCGAGATCCTGGGCTCCCAGGTCTATGCCGACGCGTCCTCCATGCTCGCCATGGCGCTCGGCAAGACGATCGGCGGCGAGCCGGTCATTTCCGACATCGCCAAGATGCCCCACCTGCTCGTTGCCGGCACCACCGGCTCGGGCAAGTCGGTTGCCATCAACACCATGATCCTGTCGCTGCTCTATCGCCTGAAGCCCGAGCAGTGCCGCCTGATCATGATCGACCCGAAGATGCTGGAACTCTCCGTCTATGACGGCATCCCGCATCTGCTCTCCCCCGTCGTCACCGACCCCAAGAAGGCCGTCGTCGCCCTCAAGTGGACGGTGCGCGAAATGGAGGAGCGCTACAAGAAGATGTCGAAGATCGGCGTGCGCAACATCGACGGCTACAACAAGAAGATCGACGAGGCCACCGAGCGCGAGGAGAAGATCCCCAACCCCTTCAGCCTCACGCCCGAGGAACCCGAGCCCCTGGAGCGCCTGCCGCATATCGTCGTGATCATCGACGAGATGGCCGACCTGATGATGGTCGCCGGCAAGGAGATCGAAGGCGCGATCGCGCGGCTTGCCCAGATGGCGCGCGCCGCCGGCATCCACCTGATCATGGCGACGCAGCGTCCTTCGGTCGACGTCATCACCGGCACGATCAAGGCCAACTTCCCGACGCGCATCTCCTTCCAGGTGACGTCGAAGATCGACAGCCGCACCATCCTCGGCGAGCAGGGCGCCGAACAGCTTCTCGGCATGGGCGACATGCTCTACATGGCCGGCGGCGGCCGCATCCAGCGCGTGCACGGCCCGTTCGTCTCCGACGGCGAGGTCGAGGCTGTCGTCGCGCACCTGAAGGCGCAGGGCGGCGAGCCCAACTACATCGAGGGCATCCTCGAGGGCGGTGTGCTGGAAGGCGAGGGCGGTGGCAGCGACGGTCTGCCGGGCCTGGTGGCCGGCGGTGACGGCGAGTCCGATCCCATGTACGACCAGGCCGTGGCCGTGGTGCTGCAGCACCGCCGGGCCTCCATCTCCCTGGTGCAGCGCCATCTGCGCATCGGCTACAACCGCGCCGCCCGCCTGCTGGAGCAGATGGAGAAATCCGGTCTGGTCGGCGCCATGAATACCAACGGCAGTCGCGACCTGGTCGTGCCCAAACGTGATGAAGCTTAA
- the ybaL gene encoding YbaL family putative K(+) efflux transporter, with the protein MPHNVSLISTIAAGFGLAIVLGFLASRLRMPPLVGYLLAGIAIGPATPGFVADIDLAGQLAEIGVMLLMFGVGLHFSMKDLLAVKRIAVPGAVVQIMVATALGYGLARWWGWSSGAALVFGLALSVASTVVLLRALEARGQLETANGSIAVGWLVVEDLVMVLVLVLLPPLAGLLDPQAGGAAAARPERGDLLVTVGWTLTKVAAFIALMLVVGRRIFPRLLWAVAGTGSRELFTLCVVAVAVGVAYGSAALFDVSFALGAFFAGMMMRESQYAHRAADESLPLRDAFSVLFFVSVGMLFDPQVILQQPLKVLAVVAIIVLGKTLAAIALVLAFRYPLNTALIVGASLAQIGEFSFILAGLGKALGLLPAEGQSLILAGALISIALNTLLFAAVEPAKAWILRKSAWARRMELRDDPLAELPASTDESQLSGQVVLVGYGRVGRQVAEALQARGLHVVVAEQEREAVEALRARGMPAVVGDASEPAVLIQAHIARAALLVIAGGDSLQARQMVETARQLNPALRVLLRAHNEEEARLLREAALGEVFVAEACLAQALAQRALEGMRERAA; encoded by the coding sequence ATGCCGCATAACGTCAGCCTCATCTCCACGATCGCGGCGGGCTTTGGCCTGGCCATCGTCCTGGGCTTCCTGGCCTCGCGCCTGCGCATGCCACCCCTGGTGGGCTATCTGCTGGCGGGCATTGCCATCGGCCCGGCCACGCCGGGCTTTGTTGCCGATATCGATCTGGCCGGCCAGCTGGCCGAGATCGGCGTGATGCTGCTGATGTTCGGTGTGGGCCTGCATTTCTCGATGAAGGATCTGCTGGCGGTCAAGCGCATCGCCGTTCCCGGCGCCGTGGTGCAGATCATGGTGGCCACGGCCCTGGGCTACGGCCTGGCGCGCTGGTGGGGCTGGAGCAGCGGCGCCGCCCTGGTCTTCGGCCTGGCGCTCTCGGTGGCCAGCACGGTGGTGCTGTTGCGCGCGCTGGAGGCCCGCGGCCAGCTCGAGACCGCCAACGGCAGCATTGCCGTGGGCTGGCTGGTGGTGGAAGACCTGGTGATGGTCCTGGTCCTGGTGCTGCTGCCCCCGCTGGCAGGCCTGCTGGACCCGCAGGCCGGTGGCGCGGCTGCGGCGCGGCCCGAGCGGGGCGATCTGCTGGTCACGGTGGGCTGGACGCTCACCAAGGTGGCCGCCTTCATTGCCCTGATGCTGGTGGTGGGGCGGCGCATCTTCCCGCGCCTGCTCTGGGCCGTGGCCGGCACCGGCTCGCGCGAGCTCTTTACCCTGTGCGTGGTGGCGGTGGCCGTGGGCGTGGCCTATGGCTCGGCGGCGCTTTTCGATGTGTCCTTCGCGCTGGGCGCCTTCTTCGCCGGCATGATGATGCGCGAGTCGCAGTACGCCCACCGGGCGGCCGACGAATCGCTGCCCCTGCGCGACGCCTTCTCGGTGCTCTTCTTCGTGTCGGTGGGCATGCTCTTCGACCCCCAGGTCATCCTGCAGCAGCCGCTCAAGGTGCTGGCCGTGGTGGCCATCATCGTGCTGGGCAAGACCCTGGCCGCCATCGCCCTGGTGCTGGCCTTCCGCTACCCGCTCAACACCGCGCTGATCGTGGGTGCCAGCCTGGCGCAGATCGGCGAGTTCTCCTTCATCCTGGCCGGCCTGGGTAAGGCCCTGGGTCTGCTGCCGGCCGAAGGGCAGAGCCTGATCCTGGCGGGCGCTCTGATCTCCATCGCGCTCAACACCCTGCTTTTTGCCGCGGTGGAGCCGGCCAAGGCCTGGATCTTGCGCAAGTCCGCCTGGGCGCGGCGCATGGAGCTGCGCGACGATCCCCTGGCCGAGCTGCCGGCCAGCACGGACGAGTCCCAGCTCAGCGGCCAGGTGGTGCTTGTGGGCTATGGCCGCGTGGGCCGCCAGGTGGCCGAAGCCCTGCAGGCCCGCGGCCTGCATGTGGTGGTGGCCGAGCAGGAGCGCGAGGCCGTGGAAGCCCTGCGCGCCCGCGGCATGCCCGCCGTGGTGGGCGATGCCAGCGAACCCGCAGTGCTGATCCAGGCGCATATCGCGCGCGCGGCCCTGCTGGTGATCGCCGGCGGCGACAGCCTGCAGGCCCGCCAGATGGTGGAGACCGCGCGTCAGCTCAACCCGGCCCTGCGCGTGCTGCTGCGCGCGCACAACGAGGAGGAAGCACGCCTGCTGCGCGAGGCCGCGCTGGGCGAGGTCTTCGTGGCCGAGGCCTGCCTGGCGCAGGCCCTGGCCCAGCGGGCGCTGGAGGGCATGCGAGAGCGCGCGGCCTGA
- a CDS encoding methyl-accepting chemotaxis protein: MKKLSDLRVGSRLGLAFSIVFALLLVILATALGILRGVSATMDQVVEDRYAQIALSNTIKAVGDRGALTLGRILMASSPERQKQYMDEYARIRAANSENLARFEKLLHTDEAKAIFAEQSEARKAYGAVVRKVFDLIAAGQREAAMAVYQDEVPGPQARYYALIDKMVDHQAAAMSRDVAESKAASDAAVLRMLLASALALVLGGVTAYLITRSITEPIRYATTLAESVAAGQLSYARREVGHDEVGRLVSALQHMVDSLHRIVSQVRQGADTIVGAARDVAQGNSDLSARTEQQASALQQTAAAMEQLTAAVRLSADNAGEANRCAQTASGVASEGGKVVSQVVETMNSISASSKRIVEIIGVIDGIAFQTNILALNAAVEAARAGEQGRGFAVVAAEVRSLAQRSAVAAKEIKSLIDDSVNQVDTGSRMVEQAGSTMEEVVASIKRVSQVVAEITASSREQSSGIEQVNSAVNQMDQTTQQNAAMVEQSTASARALQDQAHQLTDTVRTFSL; the protein is encoded by the coding sequence ATGAAGAAGTTATCGGACCTGCGGGTGGGCTCGCGGCTGGGCCTCGCTTTTTCCATCGTGTTCGCGCTCTTGCTGGTGATACTGGCAACGGCCCTGGGCATTCTGCGCGGTGTCAGCGCCACCATGGACCAGGTGGTGGAAGACCGCTATGCCCAGATCGCGTTGAGCAACACCATCAAGGCGGTCGGTGACCGCGGCGCCCTCACCCTGGGCCGCATCCTGATGGCCAGCTCGCCCGAGCGCCAGAAGCAGTACATGGACGAGTACGCCCGCATCCGTGCGGCCAACTCCGAGAATCTGGCCCGCTTCGAGAAGCTGCTGCATACCGACGAGGCCAAGGCCATCTTTGCCGAGCAGAGCGAGGCGCGAAAGGCCTATGGCGCCGTGGTGCGCAAGGTCTTCGACCTGATCGCCGCCGGCCAGCGCGAGGCCGCCATGGCCGTCTACCAGGACGAGGTGCCGGGCCCCCAGGCCCGCTACTACGCCCTGATCGACAAGATGGTGGACCATCAGGCGGCGGCCATGAGCCGGGATGTGGCGGAGTCCAAGGCCGCCTCGGACGCCGCCGTGCTGCGCATGCTGCTGGCCTCCGCCCTCGCCCTGGTACTCGGCGGCGTGACCGCCTACCTCATCACCCGCTCCATCACCGAGCCCATACGCTATGCCACCACCCTGGCCGAATCGGTGGCCGCGGGCCAGCTCAGCTATGCCAGGCGCGAGGTGGGCCACGACGAGGTGGGCCGCCTGGTGAGCGCGCTGCAGCATATGGTGGACAGCTTGCACCGCATCGTGTCCCAGGTGCGCCAGGGGGCGGACACCATCGTCGGCGCGGCCCGTGATGTGGCCCAGGGCAATTCCGACCTCTCGGCCCGCACCGAGCAGCAGGCCAGCGCCCTGCAGCAGACGGCGGCCGCCATGGAACAGCTCACCGCCGCCGTGCGCCTGAGTGCGGACAATGCCGGCGAGGCCAACCGCTGCGCGCAGACCGCCTCGGGCGTGGCCAGCGAGGGCGGCAAGGTGGTCAGCCAGGTGGTGGAGACCATGAACTCCATCTCGGCCTCCTCCAAGCGCATCGTCGAGATCATTGGCGTGATCGACGGCATCGCCTTCCAGACCAATATCCTGGCCTTGAACGCCGCCGTGGAAGCCGCACGCGCGGGCGAACAGGGGCGAGGCTTCGCCGTGGTGGCCGCCGAGGTGCGCAGCCTGGCCCAGCGCAGCGCCGTGGCGGCCAAGGAGATCAAGTCTCTGATCGACGACTCGGTCAACCAGGTGGACACCGGCAGCCGCATGGTGGAACAGGCCGGCTCCACCATGGAAGAGGTGGTGGCCAGCATCAAGCGCGTGAGCCAGGTGGTGGCCGAGATCACCGCCTCCAGCCGCGAGCAGAGCAGCGGCATCGAGCAGGTCAATTCCGCCGTCAACCAGATGGACCAGACCACCCAGCAGAACGCCGCCATGGTCGAGCAGAGCACGGCCAGCGCCCGCGCCCTGCAGGACCAGGCCCACCAGCTGACCGACACGGTGCGCACCTTCAGCCTCTAG
- a CDS encoding thiamine pyrophosphate-dependent enzyme, whose protein sequence is MSTERLPLSAAAPELGASVSMPGPHSPGIDARVLALIEAFRQHGHRCAPLDPLGLAPRAEAADWLAAERFGLAPQEAIGSVAPLSVAQLQARLHAVYCGPLSLDCSAVRDDGRRHWLHQQFEGEEAPCSEARLVSLHERWQQAQDWERHMGRRQPQAKRFSLEGCEALLPLMDALLAEAAQRGLSELFMGMPHRGRVNLLVNLLGMKPVQVFDYFEAQPRQPELQRDLVYHLGLRSRISTPQGAIWLNLAHNPSHLQSIYPVVLGMTRGARSGRAASLMLHGDAAFAGQGVVMESLMLARRQGYTVRGTIHILINNQLGFTEPNPLDGRQAQYASDIARMVDAPVLRLNAEALAELPRAARIASAYRERFGCDVLIDLVGYRRLGHSEHDLPTLTSPRLYAVVTRHEGLEADPNRTTTFADEQSAPGAGRPEPELPVAPGPWREAPIGDQTALRQMVEAMCRLPAGFKPHALVAELIAHWRRSLGGDLRQPIDWCLAETLAYATLLRAGIGLRLTGMDVCRGTFMHRQAVWFDQQPGSGGSFMPLRQVAGATPLEVINSPLSEEAVLGYEYGHSVQDRGGLSLWEAQFGDFVNGAQVYIDQYLSCGEEKWGCPSGLVLLLPHGYEGIGPEHSSAFLSRFLLLCGADNLRVVCPSSSAQHFHLLRRQALDPQRKPLVVMAPKTRLYKQPASHAPLAALLDGEFQTVLDEPDLGRREASRVLLCSGKLFYDLLAARAALGPAGEHIALLRLEQLYPFPRQALERLLRRYPRLDTLVWAQEETLNQGAWFFVRDELAALCPGEAQLLPVARPITAAGATASQLLHQREQEVLLRQALGLDEAGTGAAGG, encoded by the coding sequence ATGAGCACAGAGCGCCTGCCCCTGTCGGCAGCGGCTCCGGAACTGGGGGCCTCGGTCTCCATGCCCGGCCCCCACAGCCCCGGCATCGATGCCCGGGTGCTGGCCCTGATCGAGGCCTTTCGCCAGCATGGTCACCGCTGTGCGCCGCTGGACCCGCTGGGTCTGGCGCCTCGCGCCGAGGCGGCCGACTGGCTGGCCGCCGAGCGCTTCGGCCTGGCGCCGCAGGAGGCCATAGGCAGCGTGGCACCGCTGAGCGTGGCCCAGCTGCAGGCGCGGCTGCACGCCGTCTACTGCGGGCCGCTGAGCCTGGACTGCAGCGCAGTGCGCGACGATGGCCGCCGCCACTGGCTGCATCAGCAATTCGAGGGTGAGGAGGCACCTTGCAGCGAGGCGCGCCTGGTCAGCCTGCACGAGCGCTGGCAGCAGGCCCAGGACTGGGAGCGGCATATGGGCCGGCGCCAACCGCAGGCCAAGCGCTTCTCGCTGGAGGGCTGCGAGGCCCTGCTGCCCCTGATGGACGCCCTGCTCGCCGAGGCCGCCCAGCGCGGCCTCAGCGAGCTCTTCATGGGCATGCCGCACCGCGGCCGCGTCAATCTGCTGGTGAACCTGCTGGGCATGAAGCCGGTCCAGGTCTTCGACTACTTCGAGGCCCAGCCCCGGCAGCCCGAGCTCCAGCGCGATCTGGTCTACCACCTGGGCCTGCGCAGCCGCATCAGCACGCCCCAGGGCGCGATCTGGCTCAACCTGGCCCACAACCCCTCGCATCTGCAGAGCATCTACCCCGTGGTGCTGGGCATGACCCGCGGCGCCCGCTCGGGGCGTGCCGCCAGCCTGATGCTGCATGGCGACGCCGCTTTCGCCGGCCAGGGCGTGGTGATGGAGAGCCTGATGCTGGCGCGCCGCCAGGGCTACACGGTGCGGGGCACCATCCACATCCTGATCAACAACCAGCTGGGCTTCACCGAGCCCAATCCCCTGGACGGCCGCCAGGCCCAGTACGCCAGCGATATCGCGCGCATGGTGGACGCCCCCGTGCTGCGCCTGAACGCCGAAGCCCTGGCCGAGCTGCCGCGCGCCGCGCGCATCGCCTCGGCCTACCGCGAGCGCTTTGGCTGCGATGTGCTGATCGATCTGGTGGGCTACCGCCGCCTGGGCCACTCCGAGCATGACCTGCCCACCCTCACCAGCCCGCGGCTGTATGCCGTGGTGACACGCCACGAGGGCCTGGAAGCCGATCCCAACCGGACCACGACCTTTGCCGATGAGCAGAGCGCGCCGGGCGCCGGTAGACCCGAACCCGAGCTGCCCGTGGCGCCCGGCCCCTGGCGCGAGGCGCCCATCGGTGACCAGACGGCGCTGCGCCAGATGGTAGAGGCCATGTGCCGCCTGCCCGCGGGCTTCAAGCCGCATGCCCTGGTGGCGGAGCTCATCGCGCACTGGCGCCGCTCGCTGGGCGGCGATCTGCGTCAGCCCATCGACTGGTGCCTGGCCGAGACCCTGGCCTACGCCACCCTGCTGCGCGCCGGCATCGGCCTGCGGCTCACCGGCATGGATGTGTGTCGCGGCACCTTCATGCACCGTCAGGCCGTCTGGTTCGACCAGCAGCCGGGCTCGGGCGGCAGCTTCATGCCCCTGCGCCAGGTGGCGGGTGCCACGCCGCTGGAGGTAATCAACTCACCCCTGTCCGAGGAGGCGGTGCTGGGCTACGAGTATGGCCACAGCGTGCAGGACCGCGGCGGCCTGAGCCTGTGGGAGGCGCAGTTCGGCGACTTCGTGAACGGCGCCCAGGTCTATATCGACCAGTATCTGTCCTGTGGCGAAGAGAAATGGGGCTGCCCCAGCGGCCTGGTGCTGCTGCTGCCCCATGGCTACGAGGGCATAGGGCCTGAACACTCCAGCGCCTTCCTGAGCCGCTTCCTGCTGCTGTGCGGGGCGGACAATCTGCGCGTGGTCTGCCCCAGCAGCTCGGCCCAGCATTTCCATCTGCTGCGCCGCCAGGCCCTGGACCCGCAGCGCAAGCCCCTGGTGGTGATGGCGCCCAAGACCCGGCTCTACAAGCAGCCCGCCTCGCATGCACCCCTGGCCGCCCTGCTGGACGGCGAGTTCCAGACCGTGCTGGATGAGCCCGACCTCGGCCGGCGCGAGGCCAGCCGCGTGCTGCTGTGCAGCGGCAAGCTCTTCTACGATCTGCTGGCCGCGCGCGCGGCCCTGGGGCCGGCCGGCGAGCACATCGCCCTGCTGCGCCTGGAGCAGCTCTACCCCTTCCCGCGCCAGGCGCTGGAGCGCCTGCTCAGGCGCTACCCGCGCCTGGACACCCTGGTCTGGGCCCAGGAGGAAACGCTGAACCAGGGCGCCTGGTTCTTCGTGCGCGACGAGCTGGCCGCGCTATGCCCGGGCGAGGCTCAGCTGCTGCCGGTGGCCCGCCCCATCACCGCCGCCGGCGCCACCGCCTCGCAGCTGCTGCACCAGCGTGAGCAGGAGGTCTTGCTGCGGCAAGCGCTGGGGCTGGATGAAGCAGGCACGGGCGCGGCAGGAGGCTAA
- a CDS encoding Crp/Fnr family transcriptional regulator, protein MAMLSNLDLIRRVPLFSLLTTDQAQSIADSVVKRRFKRGELIVEQGTKSNALFILLNGRARVLTADNRGREVILAVLQPGDYVGEMSLIDNEPHSATVRAEVQTDMLVLGRQEFARCLPESSSLAYGILRGLVARLRNADRQIESLALLDVYGRVARTLLDMAEDEKGLKIIRGKVSRQDMAKVVGASREMVSRVMKDLEDKGVIETLENGSVVIKERLQHD, encoded by the coding sequence ATGGCCATGCTGTCCAATCTGGACCTGATCCGCAGGGTGCCCTTGTTCTCCCTGCTGACCACCGATCAGGCGCAGTCCATCGCGGACAGCGTGGTCAAGCGCCGTTTCAAGCGGGGCGAACTGATCGTCGAGCAGGGTACCAAGTCCAACGCACTCTTCATCCTGCTCAACGGCCGGGCCCGCGTGCTCACCGCCGACAACCGCGGCCGCGAGGTCATCCTGGCCGTGCTGCAGCCCGGCGACTATGTGGGCGAGATGAGCCTGATCGACAATGAGCCCCATTCGGCCACGGTGCGTGCCGAAGTGCAGACCGATATGCTGGTGCTGGGCCGTCAGGAGTTTGCCCGCTGCCTGCCCGAAAGCAGCAGTCTGGCCTACGGCATCCTGCGCGGCCTGGTGGCGCGCCTGCGCAATGCCGACCGCCAGATCGAATCCCTGGCCCTGCTGGACGTGTATGGCCGCGTGGCCCGCACCCTGCTGGACATGGCCGAGGACGAGAAGGGCCTCAAGATCATCCGCGGCAAGGTCTCGCGTCAGGACATGGCCAAGGTCGTGGGCGCCTCGCGTGAGATGGTCAGCCGGGTCATGAAGGATCTGGAGGACAAGGGTGTGATCGAGACCCTGGAAAACGGCTCCGTCGTCATCAAGGAACGCCTGCAGCACGACTGA
- a CDS encoding replication-associated recombination protein A: MSASSSESLFPDLEPAPAPVGAAPAAGARVPLAEALRPRSLDEVIGQSHLLGEGKPLALAFRSGKPHSMIFWGPPGVGKTTLARLTASAFDCEFIALSAVFSGVKDIRAAMEQAQAYLARGQRTILFVDEIHRFNKAQQDALLPHVESGLFTFIGATTENPSFEVNSALLSRAQVYVLKSLDEAELRQLLARARDKALAHLSFEDKAVDTLIGYADGDARRFLNLLEQCEIAAGAAGISLIDADFVSNALSLNARRFDKGGDNFYDQISALHKSVRGSSPDGALYWLSRMLDGGADPRYLARRIVRMAWEDIGLADPRAMQIANDAALTFERLGSPEGELALGQAVIYLAVAAKSNAGYKAYNAARAFVKQDGSREVPVHLRNAPTKLMKELGYGHAYRYAHDEPHAYAAGERYLPDDMPDPHWYEPVPRGLELKIGEKLTQLRRLDEQAGAKGD, translated from the coding sequence ATGTCCGCGTCTTCTTCCGAATCGCTGTTTCCCGATCTCGAACCCGCGCCGGCGCCGGTCGGTGCTGCGCCCGCCGCGGGCGCCCGCGTGCCCCTGGCCGAGGCCCTGCGCCCGCGCAGTCTTGATGAAGTCATCGGCCAGAGCCATCTCCTGGGTGAGGGCAAGCCCCTGGCCCTGGCTTTTCGCTCGGGCAAGCCGCATTCCATGATCTTCTGGGGGCCGCCGGGGGTGGGCAAGACCACGCTGGCGCGCCTGACGGCCAGCGCCTTCGACTGCGAGTTCATCGCGCTCTCGGCCGTGTTCTCCGGCGTCAAGGACATACGCGCCGCCATGGAGCAGGCCCAGGCCTATCTGGCGCGCGGCCAGCGCACCATTCTCTTCGTGGACGAGATCCACCGCTTCAACAAGGCCCAGCAGGACGCGCTGCTGCCCCATGTGGAATCGGGGCTCTTCACCTTCATCGGCGCCACCACCGAGAACCCCTCCTTCGAGGTCAACTCGGCCTTGCTTTCGCGTGCCCAGGTCTATGTGCTCAAGTCCCTGGACGAGGCCGAGCTGCGCCAGCTGCTGGCGCGTGCCCGCGACAAGGCCCTGGCCCATCTGAGTTTCGAGGACAAGGCCGTGGACACCCTCATCGGCTATGCCGATGGCGATGCGCGCCGCTTCCTGAACCTGCTGGAGCAATGCGAGATCGCGGCCGGCGCGGCGGGCATCAGCCTGATCGATGCCGACTTCGTCAGCAATGCCCTGAGCCTGAATGCGCGGCGCTTCGACAAGGGCGGGGACAACTTCTACGACCAGATCTCGGCCCTGCACAAGTCCGTGCGCGGCTCCAGCCCCGATGGTGCGCTCTACTGGCTCAGCCGTATGCTGGACGGCGGGGCTGACCCACGCTATCTCGCGCGCCGCATCGTGCGCATGGCCTGGGAGGACATCGGCCTGGCCGACCCGCGCGCCATGCAGATCGCCAATGACGCGGCGCTCACCTTCGAGCGCCTGGGCAGCCCCGAGGGCGAGCTGGCCCTGGGCCAGGCGGTGATCTATCTGGCCGTGGCGGCCAAGAGCAATGCCGGCTACAAGGCCTACAACGCGGCGCGCGCCTTCGTGAAGCAGGACGGCAGCCGCGAGGTGCCGGTGCACCTGCGCAATGCCCCCACCAAGCTCATGAAGGAGCTGGGCTATGGCCACGCCTACCGCTATGCCCATGACGAGCCCCATGCCTATGCAGCAGGCGAGCGCTACCTGCCGGACGATATGCCCGATCCGCACTGGTACGAGCCGGTGCCGCGCGGCCTGGAGCTCAAGATCGGTGAGAAGCTGACCCAGCTGCGCAGGCTGGATGAGCAGGCGGGCGCCAAGGGGGATTAG
- the lolA gene encoding outer membrane lipoprotein chaperone LolA, translating into MKLKSPAHLLALGALVLAGLARADAVQTLKDFGREVKSGKAEFTQTVTSPDGQRKKSSSGSFEFQRPNQFRFAYTKPFEQLIVGDGQKVWIYDPDLKQASARRLSAALGATPAALLAGANLEKDFELKALPAAQGLDWVQAQPRQADSGLQSLKIGFKGRELAAIEVVDGFGQRSLLQFSGVQANAPVAAERFRFVLPPGADLIEQ; encoded by the coding sequence ATGAAGCTTAAGTCCCCCGCCCACCTCCTCGCCCTTGGCGCCCTGGTCCTTGCGGGCCTGGCCCGGGCCGATGCCGTGCAGACGCTCAAGGACTTCGGCCGCGAGGTGAAAAGCGGCAAGGCCGAGTTCACCCAGACCGTGACCTCGCCCGACGGCCAGCGCAAGAAGAGCTCTTCCGGCAGCTTCGAGTTCCAGCGCCCCAACCAGTTCCGCTTCGCCTACACCAAGCCCTTCGAGCAGCTCATCGTGGGCGACGGCCAGAAGGTGTGGATCTACGACCCCGACCTCAAGCAGGCCAGCGCGCGCCGCCTGAGCGCGGCCCTGGGCGCCACGCCCGCGGCCCTGCTGGCCGGGGCCAATCTCGAGAAGGACTTTGAGCTGAAAGCCCTGCCCGCCGCCCAGGGGCTGGACTGGGTGCAGGCCCAGCCGCGCCAGGCCGACAGCGGCCTGCAGAGCCTCAAGATCGGCTTCAAGGGCCGCGAGCTGGCCGCCATCGAGGTGGTGGACGGCTTCGGCCAGCGCTCGCTGCTGCAGTTCAGCGGCGTGCAGGCCAATGCGCCGGTGGCGGCGGAGCGCTTTCGCTTCGTGCTGCCGCCGGGCGCCGACCTGATCGAGCAATAA